A genomic stretch from Juglans microcarpa x Juglans regia isolate MS1-56 chromosome 3S, Jm3101_v1.0, whole genome shotgun sequence includes:
- the LOC121258061 gene encoding probable 3-hydroxyisobutyrate dehydrogenase-like 3, mitochondrial: MGTPYPNPITPSLTRIGWIGIGVMGAAMAARLLSAGYSLTVYARSPSKTLSLQAQGARLASSPHELAKRSDVVFTMVGHPSDVREVVLGSDGLLSGLNPNSVIVDTTSSHPQLARNVFEAAHEKGCWAVDAPVSGGDIGARDGKLAIFAGGDGGVVKWLTPLFEILGRATYVGVAGCGQSCKIANQITVGANLLGLSEGLVFAERAGLDVKQLLEAVRGGAAGSMAMELWGDRVIGRDFRPGGFAEYMVKDLGMGVDAVEEGKDESVVVLPGAGLCKQLFSGMVANGDGKLGGQGLITVIERINGK, encoded by the coding sequence ATGGGAACCCCCTATCCAAATCCCATCACTCCCTCTCTAACCCGCATCGGATGGATCGGCATAGGGGTAATGGGAGCTGCCATGGCTGCTCGCCTACTCTCCGCCGGCTACTCCCTCACCGTCTACGCCCGCAGCCCTTCCAAGACACTCTCCCTACAAGCCCAAGGCGCCCGCCTCGCCTCTTCGCCACACGAACTCGCTAAACGCAGTGACGTCGTCTTTACTATGGTGGGACACCCATCGGATGTTCGAGAAGTTGTCCTTGGCTCAGACGGCCTCCTCTCTGGCCTCAACCCCAACTCTGTCATCGTCGATACCACCAGTAGTCACCCTCAGCTTGCGCGCAATGTATTCGAGGCTGCGCATGAGAAAGGTTGCTGGGCAGTAGACGCACCGGTGTCAGGGGGTGACATTGGTGCTAGAGATGGGAAATTAGCAATATTTGCCGGTGGCGATGGTGGAGTTGTGAAGTGGTTGACAccattgtttgagattttggggaGGGCAACATATGTGGGCGTAGCGGGTTGCGGTCAGAGTTGCAAGATAGCGAATCAAATAACTGTGGGGGCAAACTTACTGGGGCTGAGTGAAGGGTTAGTGTTTGCGGAGCGGGCGGGGTTGGATGTTAAGCAGTTGTTGGAGGCGGTGAGGGGTGGAGCGGCAGGGTCGATGGCGATGGAGTTGTGGGGAGATAGGGTGATAGGGAGGGACTTTAGGCCAGGCGGGTTCGCGGAGTATATGGTAAAGGACTTGGGAATGGGTGTGGATGCTGTGGAGGAAGGCAAAGATGAGAGTGTGGTGGTGTTGCCTGGTGCTGGACTTTGTAAGCAGTTGTTTTCTGGGATGGTGGCAAATGGTGATGGGAAGCTTGGTGGTCAGGGTTTAATCACTGTCATAGAGAGGATCAATGGTAAGTAA
- the LOC121258832 gene encoding uncharacterized protein LOC121258832, which produces MRRIWLRRNNLLFNKKFYSPKSLIQLASEGLEDYKTAQLISISRTVSGALDGSKKKWQKPNPGVVKANWDASLDLHAKKMGVGICIRDEEGEVLVSACDVRAHVDNPARAECMALWKSLEICKELVLLKVSFEGDAAAAAVINAISKDGEDQSWMGHIIEDIKRIITEREDWTVNFVPREGNCVAHLLDKHALVLGEERVWIEEGPYVICNVLLQDKFCNVSG; this is translated from the coding sequence ATGCGTAGGATCTGGCTGAGAAGAAACAACCTCcttttcaacaaaaaattcTACAGTCCAAAGAGTTTAATTCAGCTGGCAAGCGAGGGACTAGAGGATTATAAGACTGCACAACTGATTTCTATTAGTAGAACAGTCTCTGGTGCATTAGATGgatcaaaaaagaaatggcAAAAACCCAATCCTGGAGTAGTAAAGGCCAATTGGGATGCTAGTCTTGATTTACATGCCAAGAAAATGGGGGTAGGAATTTGTATTAGAGACGAGGAAGGTGAGGTGTTGGTTTCTGCCTGTGATGTGAGGGCACATGTGGACAATCCTGCACGTGCGGAGTGCATGGCTTTGTGGAAGTCTTTGGAGATTTGCAAGGAGCTGGTACTGTTAAAAGTTTCTTTTGAAGGGGAtgcagctgctgctgctgtCATCAATGCAATTAGCAAGGATGGTGAAGATCAATCGTGGATGGGGCATATTATAGAAGACATCAAAAGGATAATCACAGAGAGGGAGGACTGGACAGTGAATTTTGTTCCTCGAGAGGGCAATTGTGTTGCTCATTTGTTAGATAAACATGCTTTGGTTTTAGGGGAGGAGAGAGTATGGATTGAAGAGGGACCTTATgttatttgtaatgttttgttGCAGGACAAATTTTGTAATGTTTCTGGTTGA
- the LOC121258060 gene encoding protein NSP-INTERACTING KINASE 2-like, translating into MEVKLAAGICPTRLIVQEAQNSNAHWVVLDSHLKKYKEYIRLRISSNLAVMKGKDTAVLVTLKASGKDIPEEESSAPLPVTEIPCSYPLSWRGSPRAIDQSELEAITNNFADENIIREANGMKYYHGMLQDAPVLVECFIETDENFWSMLEILSRVRHRNILNIVGYLSTGAPKSLLYDYMCMGTVDLNLQCDNLAMDFGWKARWCVALEIGGSLRYLHEECVDGPIVHLSVCSAHVVFSNGYSTMLVNFRTAKWLTDDVSSQEDSPAKGKNLEEDEHLSVDIHDYGIFLLELITGKGAPCFQARGNGQKLVDWAIPLLQNGSISQLMDPRLTDTSDTKVVQHMANAALCCLKNAKNRRHSMSEVLAVVRGDELAVSKYGVLLN; encoded by the exons ATGGAGGTTAAACTTGCTGCCGGAATTTGTCCCACTAGATTAATTGTTCAGGAAGCACAAAACTCTAATGCCCATTGGGTTGTTTTAGACAG TCACCTCAAGAAATACAAGGAATATATACGGCTGCGTATAAGCAGTAATCTTGCAGTTATGAAAGGAAAGGATACTGCTGTCTTAGTGACATTAAAGGCTAGTGGAAAGGATATTCCAGAAGAGGAATCATCTGCACCCTTGCCAGTGACCGAAATTCCTTGCTCGTATCCACTGTCTTGGAGGGGTTCTCCTCGAGCCATTGATCAGAGCGAACTTGAAGcaataacaaataactttgccgatgaaaatattattagggaAGCAAATGGCATGAAATATTATCATGGGATGTTGCAAGATGCACCTGTTTTAGTTGAGTGTTTCATAGAAACTGATGAAAACTTCTGGTCGATGCTCGAGATCCTTTCGAGGGTACGCCACCGCAATATCCTGAACATTGTTGGATACCTCAGCACTGGTGCCCCTAAGTCCTTGCTTTACGATTACATGTGCATGGGTACTGTCGATTTGAACTTGCAAT GTGACAACTTGGCTATGGATTTTGGGTGGAAGGCAAGGTGGTGTGTTGCTCTAGAGATAGGTGGAAGCCTGCGGTACCTTCATGAGGAGTGTGTTGATGGACCCATAGTTCACCTCTCTGTCTGTTCTGCTCATGTTGTTTTCAGTAATGGTTACTCCACAATG CTTGTCAACTTCAGAACTGCTAAGTGGCTTACAGATGATGTCTCCTCTCAAGAAGATTCACCAGCTAA AGGCAAAAATCTTGAGGAAGATGAACATCTTTCTGTAGATATACACGATTACGGGATTTTCCTCCTTGAGCTCATAACTGGAAAGGGTGCCCCTTGTTTCCAAGCCCGAGGCAATGGCCAGAAGTTGGTCGACTGG gcaATTCCACTTCTCCAAAATGGTTCGATTAGCCAACTGATGGATCCCAGACTAACAGATACTAGTGATACAAAAGTGGTTCAGCATATGGCCAATGCTGCACTCTGCTGTCTCAAAAATGCTAAGAATCGGAGACATTCTATGAGTGAG GTCCTAGCTGTGGTTCGAGGTGATGAGCTTGCAGTATCCAAGTACGGAGTTTTACTGAATTAG
- the LOC121258831 gene encoding uncharacterized mitochondrial protein AtMg00810-like, protein MAGRASKSTMSFGTRSHSLYHVHQKHGPEIDPVFYYNFHSLLVSRKVQEIKPRFTLITHTSITIVLVHVDDILVAGNALPQIEFFKNLLSTHFKTKDLGSLKFFLGLEVAHSSAAAIGVWTTSFPMEHHLKLSNEDGSLLPDPSIYRCLVGRLIYLTITRPDIVYAVNILSQFMHAPHVPHMTAATRVLRYIKGSPGQGIFFSSSSTTQVTAYTDSDWAICPTTRRSTTGYFIQLGTSPISWRTKK, encoded by the exons ATGGCAGGCCGAGCCAGTAAATCCACCATGTCCTTTGGCACAAGATCTCATTCTCTTTATCATGTTCATCAAAAACATGGTCCCGAAATCGATCCAGTTTTTTACTACAACTTTCATTCACTTTTGGTATCTCGAAAAGTCCAAGAAATCAAGCCAAG ATTCACCCTTATTACTCACACAAGCATCACTATTGTTCTTGTACATGTTGACGACATCTTAGTTGCTGGCAATGCTCTTCCCCAAATTGAGTTTTTCAAGAATCTTCTATCCACTCACTTCAAAACTAAGGATCTTGGCTCTCTGAAGTTCTTCCTTGGCCTCGAAGTTGCACATTCTTCTGCAG CGGCCATTGGTGTCTGGACCACCTCTTTTCCGATGGAACACCATTTGAAACTTTCCAATGAAGATGGATCTCTACTTCCTGATCCTAGCATTTATCGTTGTCTCGTTGGTCGTCTCATTTACTTGACCATCACTCGACCTGATATTGTTTATGCCGTCAACATTCTTAGTCAGTTTATGCATGCCCCTCATGTTCCTCATATGACTGCTGCTACGCGTGTTCTCCGTTACATCAAAGGGAGCCCTGGCCAAggcatttttttctcctcttctaGCACCACTCAGGTTACTGCTTAtactgattctgattgggccaTCTGCCCCACCACCCGACGTTCCACCACAGGCTACTTCATCCAGCTCGGTACTAGTCCGATCTCGTGGCGCACAAAAAAATAG
- the LOC121258058 gene encoding cell division control protein 48 homolog C-like isoform X2, whose product MNRELLRRRLESCKCRSSSLEEVVDLLRSTYRDYQRIKKQPFTTFVRKTLKSLSQESPSPQQLNKRKKRQVKLPSPSTAGRTEEEYDDEGEEEVEGSRTIASLTKKRRMLSGNHHQTSDDPSEELESSSDGGDGAVSTSEDAVYGEKMEPPQFDVTKSSLLAAYKELSGAAVKRPEKTAVEENVELEVDSKKANRIDLVDGGRGGQERVGTELPTGRDGGVEVVKGEEGPRFRDLGGMEGVLEELKMEVIVPLYHPQLPRWLGVRPMAGILLHGPPGCGKTKLAHAIANETGVPFYKISATEVVSGVSGASEENIRVLFSKAYRTAPSIVFIDEIDAIASKRENLQREMERRIVTQLMTCMDESHRLVYPSDANSNSESSDQRPGYVLVIGATNRPDAVDSALRRPGRFDREIVLGVPDENGRAGILSVITRNLRLEGSFDLLKIARSTPGFVGADLAALANKAGNLAMKRIIDERKSLLSKDSINEEYTEDWWRQPWLPEEMEKLTITMADFEEAVRMIQPSSRREGFSAIPNVKWEDVGGLDFLRKEFDRYIVRRIKFPEVYEGFGMDLETGFLLYGPPGCGKTLIAKAVANEAGANFIHIKGPELLNKYVGESELAVRTLFSRARTCSPCVLFFDEMPVNWVVLHLGIE is encoded by the exons ATGAATAGAGAACTACTTCGTCGTCGGCTCGAATCCTGCAAGTGCAGGTCTTCCTCTCTCGAAGAAGTTGTGGATCTTCTCCGTTCAACCTACCGAGACTACCAACGAATCAAGAAGCAGCCTTTTACTACTTTTGTCCGCAAGACCTTGAAATCACTCTCTCAGGAATCGCCCTCTCCGCAGCAATTGAACAAAAGGAAGAAGCGGCAAGTAAAGCTCCCCTCTCCTTCGACTGCAGGCCGGACCGAAGAGGAGTACGATGatgaaggagaggaagaagttGAAGGCAGTCGAACTATTGCTTCTCTGACGAAGAAGCGGAGGATGCTGAGTGGGAACCACCATCAGACGTCTGATGATCCGTCGGAGGAATTGGAATCGAGTTCGGACGGTGGAGATGGGGCGGTGTCCACTTCGGAGGACGCGGTTTACGGAGAGAAGATGGAACCCCCGCAGTTTGACGTGACGAAATCGAGTTTGCTAGCTGCCTATAAGGAATTAAGCGGCGCGGCGGTGAAGAGGCCGGAAAAGACCGCGGTGGAGGAGAATGTGGAGCTGGAGGTTGACAGCAAAAAGGCCAATAGAATCGATTTGGTGGATGGGGGTAGAGGAGGGCAGGAGAGGGTGGGGACTGAGTTGCCCACGGGAAGGGATGGTGGCGTTGAGGTGGTGAAGGGGGAGGAGGGACCGAGGTTTAGGGATTTGGGAGGGATGGAGGGGGTTCTGGAGGAGTTGAAGATGGAAGTGATCGTGCCCTTGTACCATCCGCAGTTGCCCCGCTGGCTCGGGGTACGGCCTATGGCCGGGATTTTGTTGCATGGCCCGCCCGGCTGCGGGAAGACCAAGCTAGCTCATGCCATCGCCAATGAGACTGGGGTTCCGTTTTACAAGATTTCGGCTACTGAGGTCGTCTCTGGTGTCTCTG GTGCGTCGGAAGAGAATATTCGAGTCCTCTTCTCTAAAGCATACAGGACTGCACCATCAATTGTTTTCATTGACGAAATTGATGCAATTGCCTCTAAAAGAGAAAATCTACAACGAGAGATGGAGCGAAGAATAGTGACACAGTTGATGACTTGCATGGATGAATCTCATAGACTTGTATATCCGTCAGATGCTAATTCAAACTCAGAAAGTTCTGATCAGAGACCTGGATATGTTCTTGTAATTGGTGCAACCAATAGGCCTGATGCTGTTGACTCTGCACTGAGGAGGCCTGGACGATTTGATCGTGAGATTGTCCTAGGTGTTCCAGATGAAAATGGAAGGGCTGGGATTCTTTCCGTGATTACACGCAATCTTAGACTGGAGGGTTCATTTGATCTTCTGAAAATAGCCAGGTCTACACCTGGTTTTGTTGGGGCTGATTTAGCAGCCCTTGCTAACAAGGCGGGTAACCTTGCCATGAAGAGAATTATTGATGAAAGAAAGTCTCTTCTATCGAAGGATTCTATAAATGAAGAATATACGGAAGATTGGTGGAGGCAACCATGGTTGCCTGAAGAGATGGAAAAACTTACCATCACAATGGCTGATTTTGAG GAAGCAGTTAGAATGATTCAACCCTCATCGAGAAGGGAAGGATTCTCTGCTATTCCTAATGTAAAGTGGGAAGATGTTGGCGGGCTTGATTTCTTAAGAAAGGAGTTTGACCGTTATATAGTTAGGCGTATAAAATTTCCAGAGGTTTATGAg GGATTTGGCATGGACTTAGAGACAGGTTTTTTGCTCTATGGGCCTCCAGGTTGTGGTAAAACACTGATTGCCAAGGCTGTAGCTAATGAGGCAGGAGCCAACTTCATTCACATCAAG GGCCCTGAACTTCTGAATAAATATGTTGGGGAAAGTGAGCTGGCAGTTCGGACATTATTCAGTCGTGCAAGGACTTGCTCGCCATGCGTACTTTTCTTTGATGAG ATGCCAGTGAATTGGGTTGTTCTGCACTTGGGCATTGAATGA
- the LOC121258058 gene encoding cell division control protein 48 homolog C-like isoform X1 produces MNRELLRRRLESCKCRSSSLEEVVDLLRSTYRDYQRIKKQPFTTFVRKTLKSLSQESPSPQQLNKRKKRQVKLPSPSTAGRTEEEYDDEGEEEVEGSRTIASLTKKRRMLSGNHHQTSDDPSEELESSSDGGDGAVSTSEDAVYGEKMEPPQFDVTKSSLLAAYKELSGAAVKRPEKTAVEENVELEVDSKKANRIDLVDGGRGGQERVGTELPTGRDGGVEVVKGEEGPRFRDLGGMEGVLEELKMEVIVPLYHPQLPRWLGVRPMAGILLHGPPGCGKTKLAHAIANETGVPFYKISATEVVSGVSGASEENIRVLFSKAYRTAPSIVFIDEIDAIASKRENLQREMERRIVTQLMTCMDESHRLVYPSDANSNSESSDQRPGYVLVIGATNRPDAVDSALRRPGRFDREIVLGVPDENGRAGILSVITRNLRLEGSFDLLKIARSTPGFVGADLAALANKAGNLAMKRIIDERKSLLSKDSINEEYTEDWWRQPWLPEEMEKLTITMADFEEAVRMIQPSSRREGFSAIPNVKWEDVGGLDFLRKEFDRYIVRRIKFPEVYEGFGMDLETGFLLYGPPGCGKTLIAKAVANEAGANFIHIKGPELLNKYVGESELAVRTLFSRARTCSPCVLFFDEVDALTTKRGKEGGWVVERLLNQLLIELDGAEQRRGVFVIGATNRPEVMDLALLRPGRFGKLLYVPLPSANERGLILKALGRKKPIDANVDLNAIGQMEACKNLSGADLAALMNEAAMVALEERLSTESISDATSWTIKAIHFERALSTISPSVSDEQKQYYKILSESLKAA; encoded by the exons ATGAATAGAGAACTACTTCGTCGTCGGCTCGAATCCTGCAAGTGCAGGTCTTCCTCTCTCGAAGAAGTTGTGGATCTTCTCCGTTCAACCTACCGAGACTACCAACGAATCAAGAAGCAGCCTTTTACTACTTTTGTCCGCAAGACCTTGAAATCACTCTCTCAGGAATCGCCCTCTCCGCAGCAATTGAACAAAAGGAAGAAGCGGCAAGTAAAGCTCCCCTCTCCTTCGACTGCAGGCCGGACCGAAGAGGAGTACGATGatgaaggagaggaagaagttGAAGGCAGTCGAACTATTGCTTCTCTGACGAAGAAGCGGAGGATGCTGAGTGGGAACCACCATCAGACGTCTGATGATCCGTCGGAGGAATTGGAATCGAGTTCGGACGGTGGAGATGGGGCGGTGTCCACTTCGGAGGACGCGGTTTACGGAGAGAAGATGGAACCCCCGCAGTTTGACGTGACGAAATCGAGTTTGCTAGCTGCCTATAAGGAATTAAGCGGCGCGGCGGTGAAGAGGCCGGAAAAGACCGCGGTGGAGGAGAATGTGGAGCTGGAGGTTGACAGCAAAAAGGCCAATAGAATCGATTTGGTGGATGGGGGTAGAGGAGGGCAGGAGAGGGTGGGGACTGAGTTGCCCACGGGAAGGGATGGTGGCGTTGAGGTGGTGAAGGGGGAGGAGGGACCGAGGTTTAGGGATTTGGGAGGGATGGAGGGGGTTCTGGAGGAGTTGAAGATGGAAGTGATCGTGCCCTTGTACCATCCGCAGTTGCCCCGCTGGCTCGGGGTACGGCCTATGGCCGGGATTTTGTTGCATGGCCCGCCCGGCTGCGGGAAGACCAAGCTAGCTCATGCCATCGCCAATGAGACTGGGGTTCCGTTTTACAAGATTTCGGCTACTGAGGTCGTCTCTGGTGTCTCTG GTGCGTCGGAAGAGAATATTCGAGTCCTCTTCTCTAAAGCATACAGGACTGCACCATCAATTGTTTTCATTGACGAAATTGATGCAATTGCCTCTAAAAGAGAAAATCTACAACGAGAGATGGAGCGAAGAATAGTGACACAGTTGATGACTTGCATGGATGAATCTCATAGACTTGTATATCCGTCAGATGCTAATTCAAACTCAGAAAGTTCTGATCAGAGACCTGGATATGTTCTTGTAATTGGTGCAACCAATAGGCCTGATGCTGTTGACTCTGCACTGAGGAGGCCTGGACGATTTGATCGTGAGATTGTCCTAGGTGTTCCAGATGAAAATGGAAGGGCTGGGATTCTTTCCGTGATTACACGCAATCTTAGACTGGAGGGTTCATTTGATCTTCTGAAAATAGCCAGGTCTACACCTGGTTTTGTTGGGGCTGATTTAGCAGCCCTTGCTAACAAGGCGGGTAACCTTGCCATGAAGAGAATTATTGATGAAAGAAAGTCTCTTCTATCGAAGGATTCTATAAATGAAGAATATACGGAAGATTGGTGGAGGCAACCATGGTTGCCTGAAGAGATGGAAAAACTTACCATCACAATGGCTGATTTTGAG GAAGCAGTTAGAATGATTCAACCCTCATCGAGAAGGGAAGGATTCTCTGCTATTCCTAATGTAAAGTGGGAAGATGTTGGCGGGCTTGATTTCTTAAGAAAGGAGTTTGACCGTTATATAGTTAGGCGTATAAAATTTCCAGAGGTTTATGAg GGATTTGGCATGGACTTAGAGACAGGTTTTTTGCTCTATGGGCCTCCAGGTTGTGGTAAAACACTGATTGCCAAGGCTGTAGCTAATGAGGCAGGAGCCAACTTCATTCACATCAAG GGCCCTGAACTTCTGAATAAATATGTTGGGGAAAGTGAGCTGGCAGTTCGGACATTATTCAGTCGTGCAAGGACTTGCTCGCCATGCGTACTTTTCTTTGATGAG gTGGATGCATTGACAACAAAGCGTGGCAAAGAAGGTGGATGGGTTGTTGAGAGACTACTGAACCAG TTACTCATAGAGTTGGATGGTGCAGAGCAACGGAGGGGTGTTTTTGTCATCGGTGCAACAAATAG ACCCGAGGTGATGGACCTTGCCCTCTTACGGCCTGGTAGGTTCGGTAAACTTCTTTATGTTCCTTTGCCCAGTGCAAATGAGCGCGGACTGATCTTAAAAGCTCTTGGGAGGAAGAAGCCTATTGATGCCAATGTGGATTTGAATGCTATTGGGCAAATGGAGGCTTGCAAGAATTTGAGTGGAGCTGATCTTGCTGCACTG ATGAATGAAGCCGCAATGGTTGCTCTTGAAGAGAGACTCTCAACCGAGAGCATTTCAGATGCAACTTCGTGGACCATCAAGGCAATACATTTTGAACGGGCACTGAGTACAATCTCTCCTTCTGTTTCAGACGAG CAAAAACAATACTACAAGATTTTGTCCGAGAGCTTAAAAGCGGCATGA